In one window of Mytilus trossulus isolate FHL-02 chromosome 7, PNRI_Mtr1.1.1.hap1, whole genome shotgun sequence DNA:
- the LOC134725803 gene encoding zinc finger protein Noc-like: MYLFTENMLTSSSQYLHPEYLQPLPTTLDAKKSPLALLAQTCSSIGKDVSPSKSIIPSISKKDTEKDKSSSPEVKRPGSNNNGSSRVVKSPVIDTSDKPGFRTVSNKVDIPALIPSSPGQSSEKSKTPSISSPVRSSESTTSNSTISHSITSLSVSSTSPNNLKSKRCSSRDGDSKSDLNHRTMSRLSPELSTSCTTSLKPQMNPSISSFHGLNTYPSSYPGFPFLPPGSALDQAALHGYSASLAAHAGLGLGSASAAAMVAAQNSALKQQQAAAAACLSPYVSYTRVRTPSGATTLVPVCRDPYCNNCQLTVQNSHLSSTCNAPGCAQCAHEKSLQNLTSLGFPGMMPSSLPPGFHSSFGQAAALSSLYPHSALSAHQGLPIVCNWVSAGNEFCGKRFTTSEELLQHLRTHTTSADAVANNFGLGLNSAYHLQALNASGGLSPNSLRRSYPTSASPGLLSANRYHPYKTSLTSPSYPSGQPLPLGAYYPPYALYSQRLGAASVP, translated from the exons atgtatttatttaccGAAAATATGTTGACCTCGTCGTCTCAGTACCTTCATCCGGAGTACCTACAACCACTTCCAACAACG TTGGATGCCAAGAAAAGTCCTCTTGCTCTACTAGCTCAGACATGTAGCAGTATTGGAAAAGATGTCTCACCGTCTAAAAGTATTATCCCATCCATCAGTAAGAAGGACACAGAAAAAGATAAATCATCAAGTCCGGAAGTAAAAAGACCAGGTTCAAACAATAATGGGAGCAGTCGTGTTGTGAAATCTCCAGTTATTGATACCTCAGATAAGCCTGGATTTAGAACAGTTTCAAATAAAGTAGACATTCCAGCGTTGATTCCCTCTTCGCCAGGACAGTCAAgtgaaaaatcaaaaacaccATCAATTTCATCTCCTGTTCGTTCATCTGAGTCTACAACCAGCAACTCCACCATCTCTCATTCCATCACATCTCTATCAGTGTCTTCTACGTCACCAAACAATCTCAAATCAAAACGATGTTCGAGCAGGGACGGAGATTCAAAATCGGATTTAAACCACAGAACAATGTCTCGTCTATCACCAGAACTGTCTACATCATGCACAACAAGTTTGAAACCACAAATGAATCCATCAATATCAAGTTTTCATGGACTTAATACTTACCCTTCATCATATCCGGGATTTCCTTTCTTGCCTCCTGGAAGTGCTCTGGATCAAGCCGCATTGCATGGATATTCTGCATCCTTAGCTGCTCATGCTGGTTTAGGATTAGGATCTGCTAGTGCTGCAGCAATGGTAGCTGCACAGAACTCTGCTTTGAAACAACAACAAGCTGCAGCAGCAGCTTGCTTGTCTCCATATGTCTCTTATACTCGCGTGAGAACGCCATCCGGCGCTACAACTTTAGTTCCTGTATGCAGGGACCCGTACTGTAATAATTGCCAATTAACTGTACAAAATTCACACTTGTCGTCAACGTGTAACGCCCCTGGTTGTGCTCAATGTGCTCATGAAAAATCTCTTCAAAATCTTACTTCATTAGGATTTCCAGGAATGATGCCTTCATCTTTACCTCCAGGATTCCATTCCTCCTTTGGACAAGCTGCTGCTTTGTCATCACTCTATCCACATAGTGCCCTCAGCGCCCACCAAGGACTTCCTATTGTTTGTAACTGGGTGTCTGCAGGGAATGAATTCTGTGGAAAACGTTTTACAACATCAGAGGAACTATTACAACATTTAAGAACACATACAACATCTGCTGATGCTGTTGCTAATAATTTTGGACTAGGACTAAATAGTGCATATCATTTACAAGCTTTAAATGCAAGTGGTGGACTAAGTCCAAATTCTTTGAGACGATCATACCCAACAAGTGCAAGTCCTGGACTATTGAGTGCTAATCGTTACCATCCATATAAAACCTCGCTAACCTCTCCATCATATCCTTCTGGACAACCTCTTCCTCTAGGAGCATATTACCCTCCATATGCATTATATAGCCAACGACTTGGAGCAGCCTCGGTTccgtaa